In Lapillicoccus jejuensis, the DNA window CCGGGCGACGTACCGCTCGCCCTTGCGCTTGAAGGCCCGCGCCACTACGCGTCCTTCTCGAACGTCGCCCACAGCCCGTAGCCCTGCAGCGCCTCGGCGTCGCGCTCCATCTCCTCGCGCGAGCCGTGCGAGACGGCGGCCTTGCCCTTCTGGTGCACGTCCATCATCAGCTTCTCGGCCTTGCGCCGCGGGTAGGCGAAGTAGGTCTCGAACACCCACGTCACGTAGGACATGAGGTTGACCGGGTCGTTCCACACGAGCGTCACCCACGGCGTCGCCGGCTCGAGCGCCTCGTCGGCCTTCTCGAGGACCGAGGTGGACTCGGCGGGGGCGATCGACACGGCCTCCACCATAGGCTGTCGCGGGTGACCGACGGGACGACACCCACAGGGGCCGGCTCGCCGCCTCGGCCCAGCACGGCCCTGCTCACCGACCACTACGAGCTGACCATGCTCCAGGCCGCGCTGCGCAGCGGCGCCGCGCACCGCCGGTGCGTCTTCGAGGCCTTCTCGCGACGACTGCCCGACGGGCGCCGGTACGGCGTCGTCGGCGGCACCGGCCGCGTCCTCGACGCCCTCACCGACTTCCGCTTCGACGAGGGCGTCGTCGAGGAGCTGCGCCGCAAGCGGGTCATCGACGACGCGACGTGCGACTGGCTCGCGTCGTACCGCTTCACCGGCGACGTGCGCGGCTACGCCGAGGGCGAGTGCTACTTCCCCGGCTCCCCCGTCCTGGTCGTCGAGAGCAGCTTCGCCGAGGGCGTCGTCCTCGAGACCCTCGTCCTGTCGATCCTCAACCACGACACCGCGATCGCGTCGGCCGCGTCGCGGATGACCGCCGCCGCCGGCGACCGCCCGTGCATCGAGATGGGCTCGCGCCGCACCCACGAGGAGGCGGCGGTCGCCGCCGCGCGGGCGGCGTACGTCGCCGGCTTCCGGGCCACGAGCAACCTGCAGGCCGGGCGCCGGTACGACGTCCCGACGACCGGCACCGCGGCGCACGCCTTCACCCTCCTGCACGACGACGAGCGCTCCGCCTTCGCCGCGCAGGTCGAGGCCCTCGGCGTCGGCACGACCCTGCTCGTCGACACGTACGACGTCCCGACGGGCGTCCGCACGGCGGTCGAGGTCGCCGGCCCCGGGCTCGGCGCGGTCCGGATCGACTCCGGCGACCTGCTCCAGCAGGCCCACGCCGTCCGGGCCCAGCTCGACGAGCTCGGCGCGACGGACACCCGGATCATCGTCACGTCCGACCTCGACGAGTACGCCATCGCGTCCCTGGCCGCCGCCCCGGTCGACGGCTACGGCGTCGGCACCCAGCTCGTCACCGGGTCCGGCGCACCGACGGCGAGCATGGTCTACAAGCTCGTCGCGCGCGCCGGCGACGACGGCGTCCTCGTCCCCGTCGAGAAGCGCAGCAGCGGCAAGGCCAGCGTCGGCGGGGACAAGTGGGCGCTGCGCCGGCTCACCGACGGGGTCGCGGTCGCCGAGGTCGTCGGGGTGGGCCGGCCCCCCGCCGACGACGGCGACGACCGCCCGCTCATGGTCGAGCTGGTCCGCGACGGTCAGGTGCTCGCCCCGCAGGACGCCGCGACCGCCCGGGCCCGGCACGCCGCCTCGCGGGCCGAGCTGCCGCCGGTCGCCCTGCGGCTGCAGCGCGGCGAGCCGGCGATCCCCACCGAGTACGTCACGGCGTAGCAGCGGGGGCGCGGGCTAGGGTCGCGCCGTGCCCGCCCTCCCCCTCACCGCACCGGCTCTGCTCACCCTGCCGCCCACGGGGAGCGACGTCCCCGGCTGGCTGTGGAGCGGGGACTTCTGGAGCAACCTCTTCTCGCTCGACACCACGCCGCTGGTGGAGAAGGTCGTGCGGACCGTCCTCGTCTACGCGCTCATCCTCGTCGTCGTGCGCCTCGCCGGGAAGCGCACGCTGGCGCAGTGGAACTCGTTCGACCTCGTCGTCGTGCTCCTGCTGAGCAACGTCGTGCAGAACGCGGTCATCGGCCCCGACACCTCGTTCCTCGGCGGGGCGATCGGGGCGGTCGTCCTCGTCGCCTTCAACTCGGCGATGGACCGTCTCGGCTTCCTCAACGCCCGCACCGAGCGGCTGCTCGAGGGGACGGCCACGACGCTCGTGCACGACGGCCGGTACGACGAGGCCACCCTGCGCCGCCTCGGGCTGCGTCGCCACGAGCTGGCCCGGGCCCTGCACCTGCAGGGCGCCGACCGGATCGACCAGGTCGAGGTCGCCCGGCTCGAGCCGGGCGGCACGTTCACCGTCCGGCTCAAGGCCGAGGCGCAGTCGGCGACGGTGGAGGACCTGCGCCGGGCCGTGGCCGACCTGCAGGCCCACCTCGACGCCCGGCTCGACGCGCTCGGCGCCCCACCGGTGGACGGCGCGCCCGACCGGCCCTGAGCCTGACTAGAGTTCACGCATGGCCCGACGCGCCCTGGTCCTGGTCGACCTGCAGAACGACTTCTGCGAGGGCGGCTCGCTCGCCGTCGCCGGCGGCGCGGAGGTGGCCCGGCGGATCAGCGAGTACGTCGCCGCGCACGCCACCGAGTACGCGACCGTCGTCGCGACCGCCGACTGGCACGTCGACCCGGGCGAGCACTTCTCCGACCACCCCGACTACGTCGACTCGTGGCCGCCGCACTGCCGGGTCGGCACCGACGGCGCCGACTTCCACCCGGCGGCGGGCCCCGCCGTCGGGGTCGCGTCGGCGGTGTTCCGCAAGGGGCGCGACGCGGCGGCGTACAGCGGCTTCGAGGGGCTGGCCGGGCCCGACTCCTCCCCCATCGGGCTGGCGAAGTGGCTGTGGGAGCAGCAGATCGACGAGGTGGACGTCGTCGGCCTCGCCACCGACCACTGCGTGCGCGCCACCGCCCTCGACGCCGCCGACCAGGGCTTCGCCACCCGCGTCCTGCTCACCCTCACCGCCGGCGTGGCCCGGGACACCACGGAGACGGCCCTGGCCCAGCTCCACGCCGCCGGGGTGACCCTCGAGGGCGAGCCGGTCCTCACCGGCTGAGACGTCCTCGAGAGAAAGTCTCCCCGGGGCTGTCGATCCGGGTCGATGCTGTTCGTCGTGGTGGTGTCGAGAGGCCCTCGACGGCCACCACGACCGGCGACCCGGTCCACCCGAAGGAGACACCCATGGCTCAGTACCTGGTCCTCATCTACGAGGCCGAGGACGCGTACACCCAGGCCTCGCCGCAGGTCCTCGACGACGTCTACCAGGCGCACGGCCGCTTCGCCGAGCGCTGGGGCTCGGCGATCGTCGGCGGCAACGCGCTCCAGCCGTCCGGCACGGCGACGACGGTCCGCGGTGACGTCGTCACCGACGGACCGTTCGTCGAGAGCAAGGAGGTGCTCGGCGGCTACTACCTCATCGAGGCGACCGACCTCGACCAGGCGCTGGAGATCGCCAAGGCCGTCCCGGCGCCGTACGGCGGCGTCGAGGTCCGCCCGGTGATGGTCTTCGGCTGAGCGTGGCCGCGTCGCCGGAGGCGGCGTCCGCGCCGGAGCCGGACGCCGTCGCCCGGGCGCTGGACGACGCGCACCGCCGCGAGTGGGCCCGCGTGCTCGCCGCGACGGTGCGCGTCGCCGGTGACCTCGACCTCGCCGAGGAGTGCACGCAGGACGCCTACGTGCGCGCCCTGGAGGCGTGGGGCCGCGAGGGGGTGCCCCGCAACGCGGGCGCCTGGCTGACCACCGCCGCCCGCCGGCTCGCCCTCGACCGGCACCGGCGGGCCACGACGCTGCGCGGCAAGGTGCCGCTGCTCGTCGAGGACGCCCTGCCGGTGCCCGGCGTCGAGGAGGCCGTGCTCGAGCGGCTGGAGCAGGAGGACGTCGTGGCGGCAGGAGGCGAGGTGCCGGACGACCGGCTGCGGCTGGTCTTCACCTGCTGCCACCCGGCCCTGGCCCGCGAGGCCCAGGTCGCCCTCACCCTGCGGCTGGTCTGCGGGCTGAGCACCGCCGAGATCGCCCGGGCCTTCCTCGTCCCCGAGGCGACGATGACCGCCCGGGTGACCCGGGCCAAGAAGAAGATCGCCGCGGCGCGCATCCCCTACCGCGAGCCGCGGGGCCACGAGCTGGCCGAGCGGCTCGACGCCGTCCTCACCGTGCTCCACCTCGTCCTCACCACGGGCCACACCGCACCCTCCGGCGAGGGTCTCGTGCGCGGCGACCTCGTCGACCGGGCGCTGCACCTGACCCGCGAGCTGCTCCGGCTCATGCCGGACGAGCGCGAGCTACGAGCCCTGCTCGGCCTCGGGCTGCTCGCCCGGGCCCGGTCGGTGACCCGCACCGACGCGGGCGGCGCGTTCGTGCCGCTCGAGGAGCAGGACCGCACCCGGTGGGACGCCGCGCTGGTCGCCGAGGGCGAGGCGCAGGTCCGGGCGGCGCTGCGCGGCGGGCTCCCCGGCCGCTTCGCCCTCCAGGCGGCGATCGCCGCGGCGCACACGACCGCACCGTCGTTCGCCGCGACCGACTGGGCCGAGGTGGTCGTGCTCTACGACCTGCTCGGGCGGGCCTGGCCGTCCCCGGTCGTCGCCCTCAACCGGGCGGTGGCGGTCGCCTTCCGCGACGGGCCGCAGGCCGGGCTGGCGGCGGTCGAGGAGGTGGCGACGGCGTACGGCGACGCCCTGGCCGGCTACCACTACCTGCCGGCCGCCCGGGCCGACCTGCTGCGACGGCTCGGCCGGCGCGGCGAGGCCGCGGCGGCGTACGGCGCCGCGCTGGTCCGCTGCGACAACGAGGCCGAGCGGGCCTTCCTGCGCCGGCGGCTCGCCGAGGTGGGCGAGCCGCCGGCGGCGGGAGGTGCCGTCGGCCGGTGACGCTCAGCCGGTGATGGTGATCGGGCTGCCGTTGCTGGTCAGGCGCCAGTCGACCGAGGAGAAGGTCGCCGGGTCGATGGTGCCGTTGGCCGACACCCACGCGATGAGCAGCTCGCGGATCGGCTGCTGCGCGTTGTAGACGACCGGCGCGGTCGCCACGGCGGGGAAGCCGCCGCCGCCGCTCTGGCGGTAGTTGTTGATCGCCACGGTGAAGACCTGCGCGTCGGTGACGGGGGCGCCGTCGTACGCGAGGTCCTTGATGCGCGAGCCGACCGGCTGGGCGAGGTCGATGTCGTAGGTGAGCGGCGCGTCGAGGCCGCCGACGATGTCGTAGTTGTAGTCCGGGGTGCCGCCCGGCGCCTCGGGCGTGACGGCGTTGGTCAGCTGGTCCGGCGTGAACGGGCCGGTGCCGGAGACCTGCTTGAAGTAGGCCGCCGACTTCTCCAGGTAGGCCCTGAGGTCCGCCCCGGTCATCGTGATCCCGACGAGGGTGTTGTCGAAGATGTAGAGGCCGGCGACGTCGCGCACGGTGACCTGACCGGCGGGGATGGCCGCCGCGCGGTTGAACGGCGCCGCGATCGACAGCACCGGGTTGCTCGCCGCGGGCGTGCCGGCGACGGCCGTCTTCACCGCGTCGGCCTGGACGTCGTTGATGAAGTCGATGGCCGGCGTGTCCTCGTAGCGCGAGGTCGCCGCCGACATCGCCGTCGTCGAGGTGCCGACCACGGAGTTGACGTAGGTGAGGACCTTGGTGTGGGCCGGGCGGATGAGCGCCGCGATCTCGGCGTCCTCGGTCGCGGTGTTGGCGTCGAGCAGGGTCGCGCCGGACGACACGACGCCCCAGCGGGCGCCGTCGTACTCCAGGTTGAGGTCCATGACGGTGACCCGCATGCCCCAGTACTTCGGCTCGCTGAGCAGCACCCGCTGCCCGGTCACCTCGTTCTTGACCTTGCGCATCGGGATCTCCGAGTGCGCGTGGCCGACGAGGATCGCGTCGATGCCGGGCACCTGCGCGGCGAGCAGGCTGGAGGCGTTCTCCGGGTAGGGCAGCGCGTCGCCGTACGACGAGCTGGTGTCCATCCCCGAGTGGCAGGAGACGACGACGACGTCGGCCCCGGCCTTCTTCATCCGCGGGACGTAGACCTCGGCCTGCTCGACGATGCCCGGGAAGCGGACCTTGCCCTCGACGTTGGCCTTGTCCCAGATGGCGACGCCGGGCGTGACGAGGCCGAGGATGCCGACCTTGAGCGGCGGACGGCCCGGGCGGGTCGCGACCTCCTTCATCACCCACGGCCGGAAGACCGGCTCGCCGGTGTCCCAGTCGACCGCGTTGGCGCCGAGCAGCGGGTGGTTGAGCTCCTTGCGGAAGCGGTCGAGGTGCTCGAGGCCGTAGTTGAACTCGTGGTTGCCGAGCGCGGCGGCGTCGTACCCGAGGGCGTTCATCGCCATCGCCATCGGGTGCTTGGTGCGGCCGCCGATGGGCTCGATGTTGGCGTAGTAGTAGGCCAACGGGGTGCCCTGGATGGTGTCGCCGGCGTCGAGGGTCAGGCAGCTGCTCGCGCCGCGCTCGGCCCGGACCGCCTTGACGAGGGTGGCCGCCTTGGCCAGGCCGATGTCGTTGTGGGTCGCGTCGTCGTACTCGGCGTTCTTGTAGTAGTCCCAGTTGTAGACGTTGCCGTGCAGGTCGCTCGTGCCGAGGACGGTGAGTCGGAAGCGGTTGCCGGTCGTCGCGGCCGACGCCGGGCCGGCGTTGGCGGCGGCGAACAGGCCGGCGCCTCCGACCGTGGCGAGGGTCAGCAGCTGGCGGCGCGTGGCGGTGTGGTCGAGCGGCGAGGTCATGTGTCTCCCTGGGACGGTGCTCGTGAGGGGCTGGGTACAGCCCGGGAGACCGTATACGGACCGAGGTGGTCTCGGGAAGAACCTGCGGTGACGTGCAGGTGACCGTGAACCGGCGCCGGGGGTGGTCGTTTGTGGAAGATCTTCGAGAAACGACGCCGCCCGGACCACCCCGCACCGTCCTGGCCGAAGATCTTCGAGAAACGACGCCGCCCGGACCACCTCGCGCCGTCCAGGCCGAAGATCTTCGAGAAACGACGCCGCCCGGACCACCTCAGGCCCTCCCAGCCCAGGATGTTCGAGAAGAGGCACCACCCGACCGGTCAGGCGACGCTCTTGCCAGGGAAGTACCGCCGGAACTCCTCCCGGAACATCTTGGTCGGAGCGCATCCCCGGTCCACGCGGGCCTGCTCGATGCGCAGGAGCGTCTCGAGCGGGTCGTCGAAGAGGCCCTCGTTGATGACCTCGACGAACCGCCATGAGTCCCGGCTCAGCTCCTCGCGACGGGTGATGTCACCGACCCAGATCTTGTCCTGACGCCGGTGGTCCCGCCCCTGGTACTCGATCGCGATCTTCGGCTCCTCGTAGGCCAGTTCCATGCGTCGCAGCAGCGTCCCGTCGTCGTCGTGGATCCGGTAGTCGACCGTCGGCTCGGGAAGACCGGCCAGCACGACGAGCAGGCGAAGACGGGTCTCGGGCGGCGAGTCCACCCCTGGTCGGACCAGGCCGGCCGCCCGTCGGACGGTGCCTCGAGCCCACCCGCGCCACTGCGACGCGGCCTCGACCAGCTGATCCGGCGTCACGACCTTGCGTCGGACGAGCTTGTCGCCGACGACGACCAGCTCGACCAGGTCGAGGACGCTGCCGAGGTCGCAGAAGGTCTGGCTCGGGCTGGTCACGAGCACCCCGTGCCGCCTGCTCGTCGGCGGTCGGGCCGTCCGCTGACGAGCCTTGACCCCGGGCAGGAGCACGACCTGCTTGGGCCGCACCGTGATGGTCACGGAGCTGGTGGCGACGCTGGCTCCCCAGAGCTGAGCCGCGGACTCGTGACTGACCACCGCGTCGTCGTACGGGACCGCCTTGAGGGCCGCACGCGCCCGGACGACGTGCGTCCGAGGCACCTCCCGCGAGATGTAGACCCCATGGAAGACTCGCACGAACGCCGTCGAGCCGAGCTCGTACGGCGTCAGCCCCGCCTTGAGCGCCTCCGCCCGGGTGAAGGGCTGACGGACATCGATCTCGCACGATGGAGTGGACATGGCGCGAGCGTGGCGCGTCGACCGACCGCCGCCGGCGGTTCTCCACAGGTCGCGCCGGCCCGGGCGTGGCAAGGGTCGGCTGTGGACGAGCGAGAACGCCGCCCGGCCGGGACCACGTCGCGTTTCTCGAAGATCTTCGCCCCAGAACGCCGCCCGGCCGGGACCGCGTCGCACTTCTCGAAGATCTTCGAGGAACGACAGCGCTACCCCCGCCGGCCCCCCGTCCACGACCACGCGTACACCCCGTCGTCGACGGCGCGGCCGCCCTCGCCGAGCTCGAGCGGCTTGAACGTGTCGACCATGATCGCCAGCTCGTCGAACGCCTCGACCCCGAGCGCCCCCTCGACGGCACCCGGCTGCGGGCCGTGCGGGAAGCCGCCGGGGTGCACCGACACCGACCCCTTCCCGATGCCCGAGCCCTTGCGCGCCTCGTAGTCGCCGTCGACGTAGAACATGATCTCGTCGCTGTCGACGTTCGAGTGGTAGTACGGCACCGGGATCGCCAGCGGGTGGTAGTCGACCTTGCGCGGCACGAACGCGCAGACGACGAAGTTCCACCCCTCGAAGACCTGGTGCACCGGCGGCGGCTGGTGCACGCGCCCGGTGATCGGCTCGAAATCGGAGACGTTGAGCACGTAGGGGTAGAGGCACCCGTCCCAGCCCACGACGTCGAGCGGGTGGAACGGCAGCACGTGCGCCGACCCGACCACCGCTCCCCCGCGGCCGCGGTGCTTGACGAGCACCTCGGTCTCCTCGTCGGCGTCCGCGCCGATGTCCTCGGCGAGCAGCGGGCCCTGCGGCAGGCGCAGGTCGCGCTCGCAGTAGGGCGAGTTCTCCAGCAGCTGCCCGTAGCGCGAGAGGTAGCGCTTCGGTGGCGCGATGTGCCCGGTCGCCTCGATGACGTAGGTGCGGAACGGCTCGCGCGAGCGCTTCGGCAGCCAGCGGTGGGTCGTCGCGCGCGGGACGACGACGAGGTCGCCCTCACCGACCTCGAGCGCACCGAAGACCGTCTCGAGCCGCCCCTTGCCGCGCTCGACGTAGACGATCTCGTCGCCGATCCCGTTGCGGTACCACGGGCTCGGCCTAGCGGAGACGGCGTACGAGATCCGCACGTCGCCGTTGCCGAGGACGAGACGGCGCCCGGTGACGGCGTCGGCGGTGCGCACGGCGGCCGCGTCGAACAGGTCGTGCAGCTTCAGGTGCCGCGGCACCAGCGGGTGGTTGGGCGTCATCGTCTGGTCGGGCAGCGTCCACTCGCGCACGTCGAGCAGCGAGCTGGGGATCGAGCGGTGGTAGAGCAGCGAGCTGTCGGAGGAGAAGCCCTCCTCGCCCATGAGCTCCTCGTGGTAGAGCGCGCCGACCTTGCCGCGACCAGCCGGCCGCCGGTGCTGCGTGTGCCGCTTCGGCGGCACGCTCCCCATCCGCTGGTAGTGCGCCATCGCTCCTCCGTCGCCCCCGCCGGTGGTCCTCCCGCGCGTCGTCGCGCGGGTCGGGCGGGCCGCCGGCCCACGCTACCGCGCAGGTCCCGGACTACCGTGAGGCCCATGCCGACGACGCCGTACGACGCCCCCGACGCCACCGCCGGGGAGCCCCCGGTCAG includes these proteins:
- a CDS encoding nicotinate phosphoribosyltransferase, translating into MTDGTTPTGAGSPPRPSTALLTDHYELTMLQAALRSGAAHRRCVFEAFSRRLPDGRRYGVVGGTGRVLDALTDFRFDEGVVEELRRKRVIDDATCDWLASYRFTGDVRGYAEGECYFPGSPVLVVESSFAEGVVLETLVLSILNHDTAIASAASRMTAAAGDRPCIEMGSRRTHEEAAVAAARAAYVAGFRATSNLQAGRRYDVPTTGTAAHAFTLLHDDERSAFAAQVEALGVGTTLLVDTYDVPTGVRTAVEVAGPGLGAVRIDSGDLLQQAHAVRAQLDELGATDTRIIVTSDLDEYAIASLAAAPVDGYGVGTQLVTGSGAPTASMVYKLVARAGDDGVLVPVEKRSSGKASVGGDKWALRRLTDGVAVAEVVGVGRPPADDGDDRPLMVELVRDGQVLAPQDAATARARHAASRAELPPVALRLQRGEPAIPTEYVTA
- a CDS encoding RNA polymerase sigma factor is translated as MAASPEAASAPEPDAVARALDDAHRREWARVLAATVRVAGDLDLAEECTQDAYVRALEAWGREGVPRNAGAWLTTAARRLALDRHRRATTLRGKVPLLVEDALPVPGVEEAVLERLEQEDVVAAGGEVPDDRLRLVFTCCHPALAREAQVALTLRLVCGLSTAEIARAFLVPEATMTARVTRAKKKIAAARIPYREPRGHELAERLDAVLTVLHLVLTTGHTAPSGEGLVRGDLVDRALHLTRELLRLMPDERELRALLGLGLLARARSVTRTDAGGAFVPLEEQDRTRWDAALVAEGEAQVRAALRGGLPGRFALQAAIAAAHTTAPSFAATDWAEVVVLYDLLGRAWPSPVVALNRAVAVAFRDGPQAGLAAVEEVATAYGDALAGYHYLPAARADLLRRLGRRGEAAAAYGAALVRCDNEAERAFLRRRLAEVGEPPAAGGAVGR
- the clpS gene encoding ATP-dependent Clp protease adapter ClpS codes for the protein MSIAPAESTSVLEKADEALEPATPWVTLVWNDPVNLMSYVTWVFETYFAYPRRKAEKLMMDVHQKGKAAVSHGSREEMERDAEALQGYGLWATFEKDA
- a CDS encoding homogentisate 1,2-dioxygenase: MAHYQRMGSVPPKRHTQHRRPAGRGKVGALYHEELMGEEGFSSDSSLLYHRSIPSSLLDVREWTLPDQTMTPNHPLVPRHLKLHDLFDAAAVRTADAVTGRRLVLGNGDVRISYAVSARPSPWYRNGIGDEIVYVERGKGRLETVFGALEVGEGDLVVVPRATTHRWLPKRSREPFRTYVIEATGHIAPPKRYLSRYGQLLENSPYCERDLRLPQGPLLAEDIGADADEETEVLVKHRGRGGAVVGSAHVLPFHPLDVVGWDGCLYPYVLNVSDFEPITGRVHQPPPVHQVFEGWNFVVCAFVPRKVDYHPLAIPVPYYHSNVDSDEIMFYVDGDYEARKGSGIGKGSVSVHPGGFPHGPQPGAVEGALGVEAFDELAIMVDTFKPLELGEGGRAVDDGVYAWSWTGGRRG
- a CDS encoding bifunctional metallophosphatase/5'-nucleotidase, which encodes MTSPLDHTATRRQLLTLATVGGAGLFAAANAGPASAATTGNRFRLTVLGTSDLHGNVYNWDYYKNAEYDDATHNDIGLAKAATLVKAVRAERGASSCLTLDAGDTIQGTPLAYYYANIEPIGGRTKHPMAMAMNALGYDAAALGNHEFNYGLEHLDRFRKELNHPLLGANAVDWDTGEPVFRPWVMKEVATRPGRPPLKVGILGLVTPGVAIWDKANVEGKVRFPGIVEQAEVYVPRMKKAGADVVVVSCHSGMDTSSSYGDALPYPENASSLLAAQVPGIDAILVGHAHSEIPMRKVKNEVTGQRVLLSEPKYWGMRVTVMDLNLEYDGARWGVVSSGATLLDANTATEDAEIAALIRPAHTKVLTYVNSVVGTSTTAMSAATSRYEDTPAIDFINDVQADAVKTAVAGTPAASNPVLSIAAPFNRAAAIPAGQVTVRDVAGLYIFDNTLVGITMTGADLRAYLEKSAAYFKQVSGTGPFTPDQLTNAVTPEAPGGTPDYNYDIVGGLDAPLTYDIDLAQPVGSRIKDLAYDGAPVTDAQVFTVAINNYRQSGGGGFPAVATAPVVYNAQQPIRELLIAWVSANGTIDPATFSSVDWRLTSNGSPITITG
- a CDS encoding isochorismatase family protein; this translates as MARRALVLVDLQNDFCEGGSLAVAGGAEVARRISEYVAAHATEYATVVATADWHVDPGEHFSDHPDYVDSWPPHCRVGTDGADFHPAAGPAVGVASAVFRKGRDAAAYSGFEGLAGPDSSPIGLAKWLWEQQIDEVDVVGLATDHCVRATALDAADQGFATRVLLTLTAGVARDTTETALAQLHAAGVTLEGEPVLTG
- a CDS encoding YciI family protein, with amino-acid sequence MAQYLVLIYEAEDAYTQASPQVLDDVYQAHGRFAERWGSAIVGGNALQPSGTATTVRGDVVTDGPFVESKEVLGGYYLIEATDLDQALEIAKAVPAPYGGVEVRPVMVFG
- a CDS encoding DUF421 domain-containing protein, translated to MPALPLTAPALLTLPPTGSDVPGWLWSGDFWSNLFSLDTTPLVEKVVRTVLVYALILVVVRLAGKRTLAQWNSFDLVVVLLLSNVVQNAVIGPDTSFLGGAIGAVVLVAFNSAMDRLGFLNARTERLLEGTATTLVHDGRYDEATLRRLGLRRHELARALHLQGADRIDQVEVARLEPGGTFTVRLKAEAQSATVEDLRRAVADLQAHLDARLDALGAPPVDGAPDRP